The proteins below are encoded in one region of Sulfolobus islandicus Y.N.15.51:
- a CDS encoding NifB/NifX family molybdenum-iron cluster-binding protein, with product MKVAIAVTNGYVSGPSEGLAVQIYEINGNEYKIIEEYENPALNATAARGVHMLKSAIDKGVNAVVVAEMGPPGFRFLKRYNVKAYLGMGLDAKTALEKLIKNELLEITQPTHGERHGEHYH from the coding sequence ATGAAAGTTGCAATAGCAGTTACAAATGGGTATGTTTCTGGACCAAGTGAAGGATTAGCTGTTCAAATTTATGAAATAAATGGGAACGAATACAAAATAATAGAAGAATATGAGAATCCTGCATTAAATGCTACTGCAGCCAGAGGTGTGCATATGTTAAAATCCGCCATTGATAAAGGTGTTAACGCAGTTGTTGTAGCGGAAATGGGTCCTCCAGGATTTAGGTTTTTAAAGAGGTATAATGTGAAGGCATATCTCGGAATGGGTCTTGATGCTAAGACTGCCTTGGAGAAGCTAATTAAAAACGAATTACTTGAAATTACGCAACCAACACATGGAGAGCGTCACGGGGAACATTACCACTAG
- a CDS encoding peroxiredoxin produces MSEGRIPLIGEKFPEMEVITTHGKIKLPDDYKGRWFVLFSHPGDFTPVCTTEFYSFSKKYEEFKKLNTELIGLSVDSNISHIEWVMWIEKNLKVEVPFPIIADPMGNVAKRLGMIHAESSTATVRAVFIIDDKGTVRLILYYPMEIGRNIDEILRAIRALQLVDKAGVVTPANWPNNELIGDKVINPAPRTIKDAKMRLGQPFDWWFTYKEVKTT; encoded by the coding sequence ATGAGTGAGGGAAGAATTCCATTAATAGGAGAGAAATTCCCTGAAATGGAAGTAATAACTACACATGGTAAGATAAAGTTACCAGACGACTACAAGGGGAGATGGTTCGTATTATTCAGTCATCCTGGTGACTTCACGCCAGTATGCACTACAGAGTTCTATTCATTTTCTAAGAAATACGAGGAATTCAAGAAGTTGAACACAGAGCTAATAGGACTTTCAGTTGACAGTAACATCTCTCATATTGAATGGGTGATGTGGATAGAGAAGAACCTAAAGGTTGAAGTTCCATTCCCAATAATTGCGGATCCAATGGGTAATGTAGCTAAGAGGTTAGGAATGATTCACGCAGAATCCTCTACGGCTACAGTTAGGGCAGTATTCATAATTGACGATAAGGGAACTGTGAGATTAATACTATACTACCCTATGGAGATTGGAAGGAATATTGATGAGATTCTAAGGGCTATTAGAGCATTACAATTAGTTGATAAAGCTGGAGTTGTAACACCAGCGAACTGGCCAAATAATGAACTAATAGGAGACAAGGTTATTAATCCAGCACCCAGAACTATAAAAGATGCCAAAATGAGATTAGGTCAGCCCTTTGATTGGTGGTTCACTTATAAAGAAGTTAAAACGACATAA
- a CDS encoding sodium:solute symporter family protein, whose product MDGLHVSILSIVLFIFLFVIFVYLGFYGSRWRRGDLSKLHEWALAGRRLGPYLMWFLLTADLYTAYTFIAVPSLVLASGPVGFFAAFYSAVTPFIALLFMPRLWTIAKNRGYITAADFIKDRFNNKILAGLVAITGVVAELPYIALQIVGMQVALLILLLGLGVSNISLASDLSLLVAFIILAAFVFTSGLRGAALTAVYKDIIILGTVISIAIYVPLAFGGFSGAFHNAQTLSSQINLALNNVNKPIFYNYLPNTLAAHTAYISLAIGSAFALYLYPHAVNASVSSDSKKSLKLSLALQPFYSIILAIIALFGILAYANPNVISFIAKTHSGAVTVPALIGYSMPDWFVGIALLGIFIGGLVPAAIMAIGAANLLTRNIIKEFKPNMSPSTESALAKWISTAFKFLALALVFATPSTYAIQLQLLGGIIILQTLPSVFLGLYTNKLHGYALVGGWVGGMFSGIYLTLLANHFGPLKTSSFLTPLGPMYIGVISTLINLAIGLIGTAIAYGVGWRPVSNIRAEEIG is encoded by the coding sequence ATGGACGGGTTACATGTCTCAATTCTTTCAATAGTACTGTTTATATTTTTATTCGTAATTTTTGTATATTTAGGTTTCTACGGAAGCAGATGGAGAAGAGGAGATCTATCAAAGCTTCATGAATGGGCACTAGCAGGAAGAAGATTGGGGCCATACTTAATGTGGTTTCTACTAACTGCTGATTTATACACTGCATACACGTTTATTGCAGTACCCTCTCTAGTTCTAGCGAGTGGTCCAGTTGGATTTTTCGCAGCCTTCTATTCTGCAGTCACTCCTTTCATAGCCCTACTCTTCATGCCCAGATTATGGACAATTGCTAAAAACAGGGGATATATTACAGCAGCGGATTTTATTAAGGATAGATTTAACAACAAGATTCTAGCTGGACTTGTCGCAATTACCGGAGTGGTTGCTGAATTGCCCTATATAGCGTTACAAATAGTGGGTATGCAAGTAGCATTACTTATCCTATTATTAGGTTTAGGAGTTAGTAACATTTCACTAGCAAGTGATCTAAGCCTTTTGGTAGCCTTTATAATCTTGGCAGCGTTCGTATTTACGAGTGGTCTTAGGGGTGCAGCGTTAACTGCAGTATATAAGGATATCATAATTTTAGGTACAGTAATAAGTATTGCAATATATGTCCCACTAGCTTTTGGAGGATTTTCGGGTGCATTTCATAACGCTCAAACATTAAGTTCACAGATTAATTTGGCATTAAATAATGTTAATAAGCCAATTTTCTATAACTATTTACCTAACACCCTAGCTGCACATACTGCTTATATTTCTTTAGCTATTGGAAGCGCATTCGCCCTTTATCTATATCCTCACGCCGTGAATGCAAGTGTAAGTTCAGATTCTAAGAAATCCCTTAAATTATCCCTAGCATTACAACCCTTCTACTCGATCATATTAGCCATTATAGCTCTATTTGGCATCCTAGCCTACGCCAATCCCAATGTGATTAGTTTTATCGCTAAAACACATTCTGGTGCAGTAACTGTTCCCGCTCTAATAGGGTATTCAATGCCAGATTGGTTTGTTGGAATAGCATTATTGGGAATTTTCATAGGAGGTCTAGTTCCTGCAGCCATAATGGCAATTGGAGCAGCTAATTTACTTACTAGGAACATCATAAAGGAGTTTAAACCCAATATGTCTCCTAGTACAGAATCAGCATTAGCTAAATGGATTTCTACTGCATTTAAATTTTTAGCCTTAGCTCTCGTATTCGCTACACCATCAACATATGCCATACAGTTACAATTATTGGGTGGTATAATTATTTTACAAACTTTACCTTCAGTGTTTCTAGGACTCTATACTAATAAGCTCCATGGTTATGCGTTAGTGGGAGGTTGGGTGGGAGGAATGTTTAGCGGGATATATCTAACATTGTTGGCTAATCACTTTGGTCCACTTAAAACCTCGTCTTTCTTAACACCTTTAGGGCCAATGTATATAGGAGTAATATCAACTCTTATCAACTTAGCCATAGGATTAATTGGGACTGCAATAGCTTACGGAGTTGGATGGAGACCAGTAAGCAATATAAGAGCAGAAGAAATAGGTTAA
- a CDS encoding DUF3311 domain-containing protein, with protein MAGKFYVIVGILALLFIILYSLLPFYSKNDPTLLGLPLFYWYQIILMPIGALVFYAVIMIIRD; from the coding sequence ATGGCGGGTAAATTTTATGTGATAGTAGGGATTTTAGCTCTACTCTTCATAATACTGTACTCTCTATTACCATTTTATTCCAAAAATGATCCAACGCTCCTAGGACTACCGTTATTTTATTGGTATCAAATTATCCTAATGCCAATAGGGGCTCTTGTATTCTACGCAGTTATCATGATTATAAGGGATTGA